From a single Calothrix sp. NIES-2098 genomic region:
- a CDS encoding cyanophycin synthetase, producing the protein MRILKIQTLRGPNYWSIRRHKLIVMRLDLENLAETPSNEIPGFYEGLVEALPSLEGHYCSPGCRGGFLMRVREGTMMGHIVEHVALELQELAGMHVGFGRTRETATPGIYQVVIEYLNEEAGRYAGRAAVRLCQSIVDRGRYPKAELEQDIQDLKDFWRDASLGPSTEAIVKEAEKRGIPWMSLGARFLIQLGYGVNQKRMQATMTDNTGILGVELACDKEATKRILAAAGVPVPKGTVISFLDDLEEAIEYVGGYPIVIKPLDGNHGRGITIDIRTWEEAEAAYEAARQVSRSVIVERYYVGRDHRVLVVDGKVVAVAERVPAHVVGNGRSSIAELIEETNQDPNRGEGHDNVLTKIELDRTSYQLLERQGYTLNSILPKGIVCYLRATANLSTGGCALDRTDEIHPENVWLAQRVVKIIGLDIAGLDIVTTDISRPLREVDGVIVEVNAAPGFRMHVAPSQGIPRNVAGAVMDMLFPNEQSSRIPILSVTGTNGKTTTTRLLAHIYKQTGKVVGYTTTDGTYIGDYLVEAGDNTGPQSAHLILQDPTVEVAVLESARGGILRSGLGFEAANVGVVLNVAADHLGIGDIDTIDQLANLKSVVAEAVFPDGYAVLNADDHRVAAMAEKTKANIAYFTMNPDSELVRKHIQKGGVAAVYENGYLSIVKGDWTHRIERAEAIPLTMGGRAPFMIANALAASLAAFVQNVTIEQIRAGLKTFRASVSQTPGRMNLFNLGNYHALIDYAHNPASYEAVGSFVRNWTSGQRIGVVGGPGDRRDEDFVTLGKLAADIFDYIIIKEDDDTRGRPRGSAAALITQGITQVKPNARFEAILDETQAITKGLDMAPENSLVVILPESVSRAIRLIRARGVVKEETHQQNATTAIVDSQNGVASGIINTLL; encoded by the coding sequence ATGAGAATCCTCAAGATCCAGACCTTACGCGGCCCAAACTACTGGAGCATTCGACGCCACAAGCTGATCGTTATGCGCCTCGATTTAGAAAACCTTGCCGAGACGCCCTCGAATGAAATCCCTGGTTTTTATGAGGGATTAGTAGAGGCGCTGCCAAGTCTGGAGGGTCACTATTGCTCACCGGGCTGTCGTGGTGGTTTTTTGATGCGTGTGCGAGAAGGCACAATGATGGGCCATATCGTTGAACACGTAGCTTTAGAGTTACAAGAATTAGCTGGAATGCATGTTGGCTTTGGCCGCACCCGCGAAACAGCCACACCTGGCATTTACCAGGTAGTGATTGAATACCTCAATGAAGAAGCAGGACGCTACGCTGGACGAGCAGCAGTGCGTTTGTGCCAAAGTATTGTCGATCGCGGTCGTTATCCCAAAGCAGAACTAGAGCAAGATATTCAAGACTTAAAAGACTTCTGGCGCGATGCATCTTTGGGGCCATCTACAGAAGCGATCGTCAAAGAAGCAGAAAAAAGAGGTATTCCCTGGATGTCCTTAGGGGCACGTTTTTTGATTCAGCTAGGCTATGGCGTGAATCAAAAGCGGATGCAAGCCACAATGACCGATAACACCGGCATTTTGGGAGTAGAACTAGCTTGCGATAAAGAAGCCACCAAACGCATTCTCGCGGCTGCTGGCGTACCAGTACCTAAAGGTACAGTCATCAGTTTCTTGGACGATTTAGAAGAAGCTATTGAATATGTTGGCGGTTATCCCATAGTCATCAAACCCTTAGACGGTAATCACGGACGTGGGATCACTATTGATATTAGAACCTGGGAAGAAGCAGAAGCCGCCTATGAAGCAGCCAGACAAGTTTCCCGGTCAGTTATTGTTGAACGGTATTACGTTGGGCGAGATCATCGGGTATTGGTGGTAGATGGCAAAGTTGTAGCAGTCGCAGAACGCGTACCGGCCCATGTGGTTGGTAATGGTAGATCTAGCATTGCGGAACTGATAGAGGAAACAAACCAAGACCCAAATCGCGGTGAAGGACATGACAATGTTCTCACGAAAATAGAACTCGACCGAACAAGCTACCAACTACTAGAAAGGCAAGGCTATACCCTTAATAGCATTTTGCCCAAAGGTATAGTTTGTTATCTAAGAGCCACGGCTAACTTAAGTACAGGAGGCTGTGCCCTAGACCGTACTGATGAAATTCACCCCGAAAACGTCTGGTTGGCACAACGGGTAGTTAAGATTATTGGCTTGGATATTGCCGGACTAGATATTGTCACTACAGATATTAGCCGCCCCTTGAGGGAGGTAGATGGCGTAATTGTCGAAGTTAACGCCGCCCCTGGCTTTAGAATGCACGTTGCGCCCAGTCAAGGTATTCCCCGCAATGTCGCTGGCGCAGTCATGGATATGCTGTTCCCCAACGAACAATCTAGCCGCATTCCCATACTGAGTGTTACCGGTACTAATGGTAAAACTACTACCACCAGATTACTGGCACACATCTACAAGCAAACAGGCAAAGTAGTAGGATATACAACTACAGACGGAACTTATATCGGTGATTACTTGGTAGAAGCTGGTGATAATACCGGGCCGCAAAGCGCCCATTTAATTTTGCAAGACCCTACAGTAGAAGTAGCAGTCTTGGAAAGCGCTCGTGGTGGGATTCTCCGTTCGGGGCTGGGTTTTGAAGCTGCAAATGTGGGTGTAGTGTTAAATGTTGCCGCCGATCACTTAGGAATAGGCGATATAGATACCATTGACCAATTAGCTAACCTCAAGAGTGTAGTAGCAGAAGCAGTATTTCCTGATGGTTATGCTGTACTCAACGCTGACGATCATCGGGTTGCAGCAATGGCAGAGAAAACCAAAGCGAATATTGCTTACTTCACCATGAACCCCGATTCGGAACTGGTGCGCAAGCACATTCAAAAGGGGGGAGTCGCAGCAGTTTATGAAAATGGCTATCTCTCAATTGTCAAAGGCGATTGGACGCACCGCATCGAAAGGGCAGAAGCGATTCCCTTAACAATGGGTGGACGCGCGCCATTTATGATTGCTAACGCTTTAGCAGCAAGTTTGGCAGCTTTTGTGCAAAACGTCACAATTGAGCAGATTCGCGCTGGGTTAAAGACCTTCCGCGCTTCTGTCAGTCAAACGCCAGGACGGATGAATTTGTTTAATTTAGGCAACTACCACGCTTTGATAGACTATGCTCACAACCCTGCAAGTTACGAAGCTGTCGGTTCCTTCGTCCGTAACTGGACTTCCGGCCAGCGAATTGGGGTAGTTGGCGGCCCTGGCGATCGCCGCGACGAAGATTTTGTGACCTTGGGTAAATTAGCAGCCGATATTTTTGATTACATCATCATCAAAGAAGACGATGATACTAGGGGTCGTCCTCGCGGTTCAGCCGCAGCGTTGATTACTCAAGGCATTACCCAAGTTAAACCTAATGCTCGTTTTGAGGCAATTTTGGACGAAACCCAAGCAATTACTAAAGGCTTGGATATGGCTCCAGAGAACAGCCTGGTCGTGATATTACCAGAAAGTGTCAGCCGTGCAATTCGCTTAATTAGGGCACGTGGCGTAGTCAAAGAAGAAACTCATCAACAAAATGCGACTACGGCGATCGTAGATTCTCAAAATGGCGTTGCATCTGGGATCATCAATACTCTGCTGTAG
- a CDS encoding argininosuccinate lyase, with translation MTEQKTWSQRFESALHPAIAHFNASISFDIELIEYDLTGSQAHAKMLAHTGIISLEEGEQLVAGLEQIRQEYRQGKFQPGIDAEDVHFAVERRLTEIVGDVGKKLHTARSRNDQVGTDTRLYLRDQIQQIKNQLREFQTVLLDIAEKNVETLIPGYTHLQRAQPLSLAHHLLAYFSMAQRDWERLGDVYRRVNISPLGCGALAGTTFPINRHYTAELLEFESIYANSLDGVSDRDFAIEFLCAASLIMVHLSRLSEEVILWSSEEFRFVTLKDTCATGSSIMPQKKNPDVPELVRGKTGRVFGHLQAMLVIMKGLPLAYNKDLQEDKEGLFDSVNTVKACLEAMTILLREGLEFRPQRLAEAVAEDFSNATDVADYLAAKGVPFREAYNLVGKVVKTSIAAGKLLKDLKLEEWQQIHPAFAADIYEAISPRQVVAARNSYGGTGFAQVRNAILAARTQIAELKA, from the coding sequence ATGACCGAACAAAAAACTTGGAGCCAGCGGTTTGAATCAGCATTGCATCCTGCGATCGCTCATTTTAATGCCAGTATAAGTTTTGACATTGAATTAATCGAATATGACCTCACTGGCTCTCAAGCCCATGCGAAAATGCTGGCTCATACTGGCATCATTTCTCTAGAAGAAGGAGAACAACTCGTTGCTGGGTTAGAACAAATTCGTCAGGAATATCGCCAAGGAAAATTTCAGCCAGGTATTGATGCGGAAGATGTTCACTTTGCAGTAGAACGCCGCTTAACAGAAATTGTGGGTGATGTTGGTAAGAAGCTGCACACCGCGCGATCGCGTAATGACCAAGTTGGCACTGATACTAGACTTTATCTGCGCGACCAAATCCAACAAATTAAGAACCAACTACGAGAATTTCAAACTGTTTTACTCGATATAGCTGAAAAAAACGTTGAAACTCTGATTCCCGGATATACACACCTACAACGCGCCCAACCGTTAAGTTTAGCTCATCATCTCTTGGCGTACTTTAGTATGGCGCAACGCGACTGGGAACGCTTGGGAGATGTTTATCGCCGAGTTAATATTTCTCCCTTGGGGTGTGGTGCTTTAGCAGGAACAACTTTTCCTATCAATCGGCACTACACCGCCGAACTGTTAGAGTTTGAGAGTATTTATGCTAACAGCCTCGATGGAGTGAGCGATCGCGATTTTGCGATCGAATTTCTCTGTGCGGCTAGTCTGATTATGGTTCACCTCAGCCGCCTCTCAGAAGAAGTGATTCTTTGGTCATCTGAGGAATTCCGCTTTGTTACCCTTAAAGATACCTGCGCCACAGGTTCTAGCATCATGCCCCAAAAGAAAAATCCTGATGTCCCAGAACTAGTACGCGGAAAAACAGGGCGTGTATTTGGTCATCTGCAAGCGATGTTGGTAATTATGAAGGGACTACCCTTGGCATATAACAAAGATTTGCAAGAAGACAAAGAAGGTCTATTTGATAGCGTTAACACAGTCAAAGCCTGCCTAGAAGCAATGACAATTTTGTTGCGAGAAGGATTGGAATTTCGTCCCCAGCGCTTGGCAGAAGCAGTCGCAGAAGACTTTTCTAATGCTACAGACGTAGCAGATTATTTAGCAGCAAAAGGTGTCCCCTTTCGAGAAGCTTATAACCTCGTGGGTAAGGTAGTCAAAACCAGTATTGCCGCAGGTAAACTCCTCAAAGATTTGAAATTAGAAGAGTGGCAACAAATTCATCCAGCATTTGCAGCGGATATTTATGAGGCAATATCTCCTCGTCAAGTTGTCGCAGCCCGTAATAGTTACGGTGGTACAGGCTTTGCACAAGTACGCAATGCAATTCTTGCAGCCCGTACTCAAATTGCCGAACTGAAAGCCTAG
- a CDS encoding tRNA methyltransferase, whose translation MRFDIVTLFPDCFTSVLSSGLLAKALAKQIAQVNLVNPRDFTNDKHRKVDDEPYGGGVGMLMKPEPIFAAVESLPILPQREVILMSPQGQTINQPLLRELAENYNQLIVICGHYEGVDERVLHLVTREVSLGDFILTGGEIPAMALLNGVVRLLPGTVGKVESLTAESFEEGLLDYPQYTRPANFRGWKVPDVLLSGNHAAIAKWRYEQQIKRTGDRRPDLLEKWKQQREKRDKGDKEDKGE comes from the coding sequence GTGCGCTTTGATATAGTTACGCTTTTTCCTGATTGTTTTACCTCAGTTTTGAGTTCTGGATTGCTGGCTAAAGCCTTAGCCAAACAGATTGCTCAAGTCAATCTGGTTAATCCAAGGGATTTTACCAATGATAAGCATCGAAAAGTCGATGATGAACCCTATGGCGGCGGTGTGGGGATGCTGATGAAGCCTGAACCCATTTTTGCTGCTGTAGAGTCGCTGCCGATTTTACCGCAAAGAGAGGTAATTTTGATGAGTCCGCAAGGACAAACTATCAATCAGCCGCTTTTACGCGAGTTGGCAGAGAATTATAACCAATTAATTGTTATTTGTGGACATTACGAGGGAGTAGATGAAAGGGTACTGCATTTAGTTACCCGTGAAGTTTCCTTGGGTGATTTTATTCTCACAGGTGGGGAAATACCCGCAATGGCTTTGCTGAATGGGGTGGTACGACTGCTACCTGGAACTGTAGGCAAGGTAGAGTCATTGACAGCAGAGAGTTTTGAGGAAGGTTTGTTAGATTATCCCCAATATACTCGTCCAGCCAATTTCCGCGGGTGGAAAGTGCCAGATGTGCTACTGTCTGGAAACCACGCTGCAATTGCCAAGTGGCGTTACGAACAACAAATTAAAAGAACAGGCGATCGCCGTCCCGATTTACTGGAAAAATGGAAGCAGCAGCGGGAGAAAAGGGACAAGGGGGACAAGGAGGACAAGGGAGAATAA
- a CDS encoding putative phosphoribosylaminoimidazole carboxylase catalytic subunit produces MTSEKALRSLLESVADGHVTPDKALNSLRDLAYERVGDFAKIDNHRALRTGFPEVIWGLGKTPDQIVQIMEVMRQRNPVVMATRIEPAVYAALQSRVRGLRYYELARICAITPAEIEPQFDGVIGILSAGTADLPVAEEAAVTAELSGFRVQRLWDVGVAGIHRLLSNRHLIESASVLIVVAGMEGALPSVVAGLADCPVVAVPTSIGYGASFGGLAPLLTMLNSCAPGVGVVNIDNGFGAAVLAGQILRTAEKLRKVEG; encoded by the coding sequence ATGACTAGTGAAAAAGCTTTGCGATCGCTCTTAGAATCGGTTGCAGATGGTCATGTTACCCCAGATAAGGCGTTAAATTCGCTTAGAGACTTAGCCTATGAAAGAGTAGGTGATTTTGCCAAAATTGACAACCATCGAGCGCTGAGAACTGGTTTCCCAGAAGTAATTTGGGGTTTAGGTAAAACTCCCGACCAAATTGTCCAAATTATGGAGGTCATGCGTCAGCGCAACCCAGTAGTGATGGCGACTCGGATTGAACCAGCCGTATATGCTGCACTGCAATCTAGGGTGAGAGGTTTGCGGTACTACGAATTGGCAAGAATTTGTGCAATTACTCCTGCGGAAATTGAACCTCAATTTGATGGTGTCATCGGAATTTTGTCTGCGGGAACGGCTGATTTACCTGTTGCTGAAGAAGCAGCAGTAACAGCCGAACTCTCTGGTTTTCGGGTTCAGCGGCTCTGGGATGTTGGAGTTGCAGGTATCCACCGTTTGCTGAGTAATCGCCACTTAATCGAGTCAGCATCAGTATTAATTGTCGTAGCAGGGATGGAAGGTGCGCTACCTAGCGTTGTTGCAGGTTTAGCAGATTGTCCTGTGGTTGCTGTCCCTACCAGCATTGGTTATGGTGCAAGTTTTGGCGGGTTAGCACCATTATTAACAATGCTCAACTCCTGTGCGCCTGGTGTGGGTGTAGTTAATATTGATAACGGCTTTGGCGCAGCAGTTTTAGCAGGGCAAATTTTACGGACAGCGGAGAAATTAAGAAAAGTTGAGGGATAA
- a CDS encoding extracellular solute-binding protein family 5 codes for MKFSTISSTIKRFWLLIILSVATALTVAACNPSNFKTTAAQVPQLVTSILSDPKTFNFPLSSEFPNIFGLTYEGLITENYETGKVEPALAESWQISDDKLKIVFTLRDNLKWSDGQPLTVDDVVFTYNDIYLNEAIPTDARDGMRIGESRKLPTVRKIDNRRVEFAVPEPFAPFLRSATGYPILPAHALRESVTTKDQEGKPKFLSKWGVDTPPNELIVNGPFKLERYDTSQRVVFRRNPYYWRKDAQGKPQPYIERIVWQIVESTDTSLLQFRSGGLDTVGVSPEYFSLLKVQEKQGNFKIYNGGPGSGTTFLIFNLNKGSRDGKPLINPIKSRWFNTVEFRQAVAYAIDRQTMINNTFRGLGQPQDSPISVQSPYYLSPKEGLKVYNYNLDKARQLLIKAGFKYNEKNQLIDTQGNNVRFTLLTNAGNKIREAMGSQIKRDLSKIGIQVDFTPLAWNTYTDKLSNSLDWEASLLGLTGGLEPNDGANVWSPEGGLHMFNQKPQAGQKPIQGWEVAPWEARIGELYIQAARELDEPKRKAIYADTQRLAQEYLPFIHLVNAYSMSAVRNRFEGIKFSGLGGAFWNIHEIKIVD; via the coding sequence ATGAAATTTTCTACCATATCATCTACAATTAAACGCTTTTGGTTACTAATAATTCTGAGCGTGGCAACAGCACTAACAGTTGCTGCTTGTAACCCCTCAAATTTTAAAACAACAGCCGCTCAAGTTCCACAATTAGTGACTAGTATTCTCAGCGATCCTAAAACATTTAACTTTCCTCTCAGTTCTGAATTTCCGAATATTTTTGGTCTAACTTATGAAGGTTTAATTACTGAAAATTATGAAACTGGTAAAGTTGAACCAGCTTTAGCAGAATCTTGGCAAATTTCTGATGATAAACTAAAAATTGTTTTTACCCTGCGTGACAACCTCAAATGGTCTGATGGGCAACCACTTACAGTAGACGATGTAGTATTTACTTACAATGATATTTATCTCAACGAAGCAATCCCCACAGATGCTAGAGATGGTATGCGAATTGGTGAAAGTCGCAAGCTACCGACTGTGAGGAAAATCGATAATCGCCGAGTTGAGTTTGCTGTTCCAGAACCCTTTGCTCCCTTTTTACGTAGCGCTACCGGATACCCAATTTTACCAGCCCACGCATTACGAGAATCAGTCACTACAAAAGACCAAGAAGGTAAACCCAAGTTTTTGTCAAAGTGGGGTGTGGATACACCACCAAATGAACTAATCGTAAATGGCCCTTTTAAGCTAGAGCGATACGATACTAGTCAACGTGTAGTTTTCCGGCGCAATCCTTACTACTGGCGCAAAGATGCACAAGGTAAACCCCAGCCTTATATCGAAAGAATAGTTTGGCAAATTGTCGAATCAACAGATACATCCTTACTGCAATTTCGTTCTGGCGGTTTAGATACAGTAGGCGTATCGCCAGAATATTTTTCGTTGCTGAAAGTGCAAGAAAAGCAAGGTAATTTCAAGATATATAATGGCGGGCCTGGTTCTGGTACAACGTTTTTAATTTTCAATTTAAATAAAGGTTCAAGAGATGGTAAACCTCTAATAAATCCCATCAAATCGCGCTGGTTTAATACTGTAGAATTTCGGCAAGCAGTAGCCTACGCCATCGATCGACAAACGATGATTAACAATACGTTTCGTGGCTTAGGTCAACCTCAAGATTCACCTATTTCTGTACAAAGTCCCTATTATCTTTCACCTAAAGAAGGGCTAAAAGTCTATAATTATAATCTCGATAAAGCGAGACAATTACTGATAAAAGCAGGATTTAAATATAACGAAAAAAATCAGCTAATAGATACACAAGGTAACAATGTTCGCTTCACTTTGCTGACGAATGCTGGTAATAAGATTCGCGAAGCAATGGGATCGCAGATTAAACGAGATTTGAGCAAGATTGGGATTCAAGTAGATTTTACACCCCTGGCATGGAATACATATACAGACAAACTTTCTAATTCCTTGGACTGGGAAGCATCTTTGTTAGGTTTAACAGGTGGTTTAGAACCAAATGATGGTGCTAACGTTTGGTCTCCTGAAGGGGGATTACACATGTTTAATCAAAAACCCCAAGCAGGACAAAAACCAATACAGGGTTGGGAAGTTGCTCCTTGGGAAGCACGAATTGGTGAACTCTATATCCAAGCAGCAAGAGAGTTAGACGAACCAAAGCGCAAAGCAATTTATGCAGATACTCAAAGACTAGCTCAGGAATACTTACCATTTATTCACTTAGTTAATGCCTATTCGATGTCAGCTGTTCGCAATCGTTTTGAAGGCATTAAATTCTCTGGGCTTGGTGGGGCATTCTGGAATATTCATGAAATTAAAATTGTAGATTAG
- a CDS encoding alpha/beta hydrolase fold protein, with translation MVFCSVLLGVKIRVHHPLKIAITLKIQMDTLFHNSRRKLSQGLLFWREAGKGTPIILLHGAWNDSSQWVSVIDSLSDRFHCFAPDLLGFGESENPNIYYSIDLQVECLAEFLQALKLEQVYLVGYSLGGWIAASYALKYPEQVKGLVLLAPEGVKIVGQEKYWQKMQRLAKFSPFVFKLLKLLRPLTKILGLDAKIQQYFQLRKLMLQYPTACQLLFQRQQPELEAELLQNRLQMIEVPTLILQGGKDTPDAIAKSQTYAQLIPKVELKMIVHGEKDILESCGRVVTEEIQEYIKERCSWAI, from the coding sequence ATGGTTTTTTGTTCGGTACTTCTTGGTGTCAAAATTAGGGTACATCACCCACTGAAAATTGCTATAACTCTTAAAATTCAGATGGATACGCTATTTCATAACTCTCGGAGAAAACTCTCACAAGGGCTACTATTCTGGCGCGAAGCTGGTAAAGGAACTCCGATAATTTTGTTACATGGTGCTTGGAACGATAGCAGTCAATGGGTATCGGTAATAGATTCTTTGTCCGATCGTTTTCATTGCTTTGCACCAGATTTATTAGGATTTGGAGAATCGGAAAATCCTAATATTTACTACTCAATTGATTTACAAGTCGAATGTCTAGCTGAGTTCTTGCAAGCTTTGAAGCTAGAACAAGTATATTTAGTCGGATATTCCCTTGGTGGGTGGATTGCGGCTAGCTATGCTTTAAAGTATCCAGAACAAGTTAAGGGTTTAGTTTTGCTTGCACCAGAGGGCGTAAAAATAGTAGGACAAGAAAAGTATTGGCAAAAGATGCAGCGGTTAGCAAAATTTTCACCTTTTGTATTTAAACTCTTAAAACTGCTTCGTCCCTTAACTAAAATTCTGGGCTTGGATGCCAAAATTCAACAATATTTCCAGCTACGTAAGTTGATGTTGCAGTATCCTACAGCCTGTCAATTACTATTTCAAAGGCAACAGCCAGAATTAGAGGCAGAATTATTACAAAACAGATTACAAATGATAGAAGTCCCAACTTTAATCTTACAAGGTGGTAAAGATACTCCAGATGCGATCGCTAAGAGTCAAACTTATGCTCAACTAATTCCTAAAGTCGAGTTAAAAATGATTGTTCATGGGGAAAAAGATATCCTAGAATCTTGTGGTAGGGTCGTAACTGAAGAGATTCAGGAATATATCAAAGAAAGATGTTCTTGGGCGATCTAG
- a CDS encoding NUDIX hydrolase, whose protein sequence is MLSGEELLEYNPNICRLNVLAFFTIAVKSTRSLWRFGQTVLGIIFRHPITGTSIIPILPDGRIVLIRRSDNGRWSLPGGMVDWGEDIPTTVRRELYEETGLELLQIRRLVGVYSSPNRDPRIHSICIAVEAEVQGTMEIYDKLEVIEIQAFSPNSLPPEPMSHDHSQQLQDYLNGLTIVA, encoded by the coding sequence ATGTTAAGCGGTGAGGAATTATTAGAATACAACCCCAACATTTGTAGATTGAACGTTCTTGCTTTTTTTACGATAGCTGTAAAGTCCACACGTAGCTTATGGCGTTTTGGACAAACGGTATTGGGTATAATTTTTCGCCATCCCATTACTGGCACTAGCATCATTCCGATTTTACCTGATGGTCGGATTGTGCTGATTCGGCGCAGTGACAATGGTCGCTGGTCGCTACCTGGAGGCATGGTGGACTGGGGAGAAGATATTCCGACTACAGTCCGCCGAGAGTTGTATGAGGAAACTGGATTAGAATTGCTGCAAATCAGGCGTTTAGTCGGGGTTTATTCTTCCCCCAACCGCGATCCTAGAATTCATTCAATTTGTATTGCTGTAGAAGCAGAAGTACAAGGAACAATGGAAATTTACGATAAGTTGGAGGTCATAGAAATCCAAGCGTTCTCTCCTAACTCCTTACCTCCAGAACCGATGTCTCACGATCACTCTCAGCAGTTGCAAGACTATTTAAATGGCTTGACAATAGTGGCATAA
- a CDS encoding cyanophycinase, with amino-acid sequence MPQLKAKSLEMRTPQATKTAVLVIGGAEDKVHGRDILRTFFGRAGASKAYITIIPSASREPAIIGGRYIRIFEEMGAEKVEILDIREREQCEAPQIKASLEACSGVFLTGGDQLRLCGVLADTPVMEIVRQRVRAGQLTLAGTSAGAAVMGHHMIAGGGSGETPNRSLVDMATGLGFIPEVIVDQHFHNRNRMGRLISAIAAHPDRLGIGIDEDTCAVFERDGWLQVMGKGSVTIVDPTEVTHTNEPHVGANEPLTVHNLRLHILSYGDRFHLYQRTVLPAVHRISS; translated from the coding sequence ATGCCGCAATTAAAAGCTAAATCGCTGGAAATGAGGACACCCCAAGCAACTAAAACCGCCGTTCTGGTTATCGGAGGCGCAGAAGATAAAGTTCACGGACGCGATATCCTAAGAACTTTTTTTGGTCGTGCTGGCGCTAGCAAGGCCTATATTACAATTATTCCATCTGCCTCTCGCGAACCTGCGATCATTGGTGGCCGGTATATTCGGATTTTTGAAGAAATGGGTGCTGAGAAGGTTGAAATCTTAGATATTCGCGAACGGGAACAGTGCGAAGCCCCTCAGATTAAAGCATCCCTGGAAGCCTGTAGTGGAGTGTTTTTAACAGGAGGAGATCAATTGCGTCTGTGTGGCGTATTGGCAGATACGCCAGTGATGGAAATTGTCCGACAGCGAGTGAGGGCAGGGCAATTAACCTTAGCAGGCACCAGTGCGGGGGCTGCGGTAATGGGGCATCACATGATTGCTGGCGGCGGTAGTGGAGAAACCCCAAACCGTTCGCTAGTAGATATGGCAACAGGTTTAGGATTTATTCCCGAAGTGATTGTAGACCAACACTTTCACAACCGTAATCGCATGGGGCGATTAATTAGTGCGATCGCCGCGCATCCCGATCGCCTGGGTATTGGTATTGATGAAGATACTTGTGCTGTGTTCGAGCGCGATGGTTGGCTACAAGTGATGGGTAAAGGTAGCGTGACAATAGTCGATCCCACGGAGGTAACTCACACCAACGAACCCCATGTAGGTGCCAATGAACCTTTAACTGTACATAATTTACGTCTACATATCCTCAGCTATGGCGATCGCTTTCACCTGTATCAGCGGACTGTCCTGCCCGCTGTACACCGCATCTCCAGCTGA
- a CDS encoding 2-C-methyl-D-erythritol 2,4-cyclodiphosphate synthase codes for MTNIRIGNGYDIHRLVSDRALILGGVNIPHELGLLGHSDADVLTHAIMDAMLGALSLGDIGHYFPPTDPQWAGADSLVLLNQVHQLIRNRGWQIGNIDSVVVAEQPKLKPHIEKMRDKLAAVLELQPDRIGIKATTNEKLGPVGREEGICAYAVVLLVAAD; via the coding sequence ATGACAAATATACGTATTGGTAACGGCTACGATATTCATCGACTAGTGAGCGATCGCGCTTTAATTTTAGGAGGAGTCAACATTCCTCACGAATTAGGTTTGCTGGGTCATAGTGATGCTGACGTGCTAACCCATGCGATTATGGATGCCATGTTAGGGGCACTATCTTTAGGCGATATTGGTCATTATTTTCCTCCCACCGATCCTCAATGGGCGGGAGCAGATAGTTTAGTGCTATTAAATCAAGTACACCAGCTAATTCGCAATCGCGGTTGGCAAATTGGCAATATTGATTCTGTGGTAGTCGCAGAACAACCAAAATTGAAACCTCATATTGAGAAAATGCGCGACAAGCTAGCGGCTGTTTTAGAACTACAACCCGATCGAATTGGTATTAAAGCTACTACCAATGAAAAATTAGGCCCAGTTGGACGAGAAGAAGGTATCTGCGCTTATGCTGTAGTTTTACTTGTAGCTGCTGATTAA